Genomic segment of Rubrivirga sp. SAORIC476:
GTGCTCGACGCCGACCCGACCGAGCCGTCCACCATCGTCACCACAGGTGCCGACGCCGCGGCGCTGGCGTCGGCCCGCGGGACGGAGCCGCGCCGGCTTCGCAAGCGCCTCCAGGGCGACCTCGACCGGATCGTGCTGATGGCGCTCCGCAAAGAGCCCGACCGCCGGTACGGCTCGGCCGAGGCGTTCTCCGCCGACCTCCGCCGACACCTCGATGGGCTGCCGGTCGAGGCCCGCCCCGCGTCGGTCCGCTACCGCGTCGGCGCGTTCGTGCGTCGGCACCGCGTCGGGGTCGGGATCGCGGCCGGGCTGGCCGTCCTGCTCGTCGCCTACGCCGCGACCGTGACCACGCAGGCCCGGCGGATCGCGGAGGAGCGCGACCGCGCCGAAGCCGTCACCGACCTGCTGGTGGGCCTGTTCGACGGCGGCGACCCGGACGTGGCGCGCGGCGACACGCTCACGGCGCTCGCCCTGCTCGACTCCGCGGCCGTCCGCCTCGGCGTGTCGATGGGGGAGGAGCCCGCGCTGCGGAGCCGCCTCCAGGTCGCGCTCGGCCGCATCTACACCCAGCAGGGCGCCTTCGCCCGCGCCGACTCGCTCCTCGGCCCCGCCCTCGCCCAGGCCCGCGCCGACGGCGACCCCGGCGCTCTGGCGGACGCCCTCTACCAGGCTGCCGAGGTCCGCTACTGGGTCGGCGACTACGCCGAGGCGGAGGCCCTCCACCGCGAAGGGCTCGCCCTGGCCGAGCGGATCGGCCGCCCGGCCCGCGAGATCGCCGAGCGGACCAACCGCGTCGGCATCACGCGGGCCCGCCAGGGCGATTACGCCGACGCCCGCCGCACCTACGAGACCGCGCTCACGATTCTCCGCGGTGCCGTCACTTCGACCGACCCGGAGATCGGGCGGACGCTCGCCAACCTCGGCGTGCTCGACTACTACGAGGGCCGGTTCGCCGAGTCGGAGGCGCGCTACCGTCAGGCGCTCGCCATCCTGACGCCTGCGCTGGGGGGCGGGCACCCCGAGGTGATCATGAACCGCCGCGAGATGGCGTGGCCCATCGGCGACCAGGGGCGGGCCGAGGAGGCGGTCGAGATCCTGACCGAGGTGGACCGCGCCAACCGGCGGCTCTACGGCGAGGGGCACCCGACGGTCGGCAACACCCTCGGCGAGCTGTCGCGCTACCAGCGCGCCGCGGGCGACCTCGACGGCGCCGAGGCGAGCGCGCGGGAGGGCCTCCGCCTCCAGCGCGCGCTCTACGGCGACGACCACGCCTACGTCGCCAACAAGATGCTCGACGTGGCCCTGGTCCTCCGCGAGCGCGGCGGCCTGTCCGAGGCACGTCGGCTCGCGGACGGCGCCCTCGCCATCCAGCGCGCGACGCTCGGCGCCGACCACCCGTACACGGCGGCGGGGCACGGGCACGTCGCCCACATCGCCGCCCTCCAGGGCGACCGCGCCGCGGCCCTCCGCCACGAACGCGAGGCGCTTCGCCTGTTCGAAGCCGCCTACGGACCCGGCCACCCGCGCACCGACACGTCGCGCGCCCGCCTCGCCCGGCTCACGTCCACGCGCTGACGCTGCCCGCCTCGGGCCGAGGGTGGGCGAGAAAAAAATCGACGGGACGTGTCGATCTGCGTCATGCCCGTTCGTCGGGTGGATAGAGTGGGGGAGAGCCCCCCGCCGTCCCAGACCCTCCCGACGATGCGCTTCATGATTTTCCGCAAGGCCGACGCCCAGACCGAGGCCGGCCTGCTTCCCTCGACCGACCTCCTGACGGCCATGACGGCCTACAACGAGTCCCTCTCCCGCGCGGGCGTGCTGCTGGCGGGCGAGGGCCTCAAGCCCTCCGCCGAGGGCGTCCGCTACCACTACACCGGCGGCGAGGCCACCGTCACCGACGGCCCGTTCGCCGAGACCAAGGAACTCGTGGCCGGCTTCACCACGATCCAGGCGCGCTCGCTCGACGAGGCCGTCGCCTGGGCTCGCCGCTGGCCCGCCGAGGACGGCGACGTGACGCTGGAGGTCCGCCAGGTGCACGAGCCGGTCCCCTCGTTCGGCACTCCGGACCCCGCCCGGCGCCAGTTCATCGCCATCTGGAGCGCTCCGCCTCAGGCCGAGACCCAGACCGAGCCGTCGGCTGAGATGCAGCAGGCCATGGGCCAGCTCATGGCCGACACTGCGGCGGCGGGCGTCCTGCTCGAAGCGGGCGGGCTGCTCCCGTCGGCGGTCGGGGCGCGGGTCGTGTTCGAGGACGGGACGCCGACCGTCGTGGACGGGCCGTTCTCGGAGTCGAAGGAGGTCATCGGCGGGTACGCCGTCTACCAGGCCGACTCGCTGGAGGCCCTCCGCCCGTGGTCCGAGCGGTTCGGCCGGGTCGTCGGCGACGGCACGAGCGAGATCCGACCGGTCTACGGGGCCGAGGACTTCGGCGAGGCCTTCACGCCGGAGCTCCAGGCACAGGAGGACCGCCTCCGCGCCGAGGCCGCCGCTCGTACCCAGACTGACTGATCCGCGACTGGGGTGGGAAGCGGGGATGTCACTGCCGTCCGCGTTCCTTTCGACCCGAGACCCGCGTCGGTCCGATCCGGCACGTGACGCGGGTCCAGCCGAGGGGCACGGACCCCTCGGCACGCAGCGCCCCGTTTCCACCCCTTCGACTCATGAGCCAACTCGTCTACTTCGAAATCCAGGCCGACGACCCCGAGGCCACCGCGACGTTCTACGCTGAGGTCTTCGGCTGGACCGCCGAGCGCGACCCGGCGCTCCCCATCCCGTACTGGCGCATCGAGGCCCACGGGATGCGCGGCGGCATTCTCCAGCGCCCGGCGCCCGTACCGGCGGGTTCACACGGCACGAACGCGTACGTCTGCTCCTTCGAGGTCGCGGACTTCGATGTCACGGCGGAGGCCATCCAGGCGCGCGGCGGGCGCGTGGCGATGGACAAGTTTGCCATCCCCGGCGTGTGCTGGCAGGGCTACTTCCTCGACCCAGCGGTCAACACGTTCGGCCTCGTCCAGCCCGACCCCGAGGCGGCGTGACCGACGCCGAGCCCTCCGCTGAGGCGGTCCGCGCGGCCGTCGAGACCACGTGGCGGCTGGAGTCCGCCCAGCTGATCGCGACGCTGGTGCGGCTGACCGGCGACCTTGGCGCGGCCGAGGATCTCGCCCACGACGCCCTCGTGGCGGCCCTCGAATCGTGGCCCACGACCGGCATCCCGCAGAGCCCGGGCGCGTGGCTCACCACGACGGCCCGGCGCCGCGCGCTCGACGCCCTCCGCCGCGCGCCGATGCTGGACCGCGCCCACGCCGAGATCGCCCGCGACCACGAGGTGCCCGACGCCGCCGCCGATCTCCACGACGCCCTCGACGACCCCGTGGGCGACGACCTCCTGCGGCTCGTGTTCACGACCTGCCACCCGGCGCTGAGCACCGAGGCGCGCGTCGCGCTCACGTTGCGCCTGTTCGGCGGCCTCACCACCGACGAGATCGCCCGCGCCTTCCTCACGCCCGTGCCGACGGTCGCCCAGCGCATCGTGCGCGCCAAGAAGACCCTCCGCGACCTCGGGGCGCCGTTCGAGGTGCCGCGCGCCGCCGACCTGCCCGCCCGGCTCGCCGACGTGCTGCGCGTGGTCTACCTCGTCTTCAACGAGGGCTACACGGCCACCTCGGGCGACGACTGGGCGCGGCCGGCACTCTGCGAGGACGCCCTCCGCCTCGGCCGCGTCCTCGCCGCGCTCCTGCCCGACGAGCCGGAGGTCCACGGCTTGGTCTCACTCATGGAGGTCCAGGCGTCGCGCCTCCCCGCGCGCGTCGGCTCCGACGGCGAGCCGGTGCTGCTGATGGACCAGGACCGGTCGCGGTGGGACGGCCTGCTCGTCCGCCGCGGGCTGGCGGCGCTGGACCGGGGCGCCGCACTCGCAGGCGGAGCGCCCGGCCCGTACCTCCTCCAGGCCGCGATCGCCGCCTGCCACGCCCGCGCGCGGGCGTCCACCGATACCGACTGGGCCGAGATCGCGGCGCTCTACGCAGCCCTCTACGCGATCCACCCGTCCCCCGTGGTGGAGCTGAACCGGGCCGTCGCGGTCTCCTTCGCCGAGGGGCCCGCCGCCGGACTGGCCCTCGCCGACGCCCTGGCCGAGTCGGGCACCCTCGACGGCTACCACCTCCTTGACGCCGTCCGCGGCGACCTGCTGGACAGGCTCGGCCGGGCCGACGAGGCGCGCGCCGCCTTCGAGGCCGCCGCGGCCCTCACCCGCAACGAGCGCGAGCGGACGCTCCTCCTCGACCGGGCCGCCCGCCTCTGACCCTCCCGCCTCGGCGCCGAGGCGGACGGGGTCATGGTTCACACACGCGACGCGCCTCTGTCGCTCGCCCGGGCGAGCTTGAGCGACCCTCTTGCCGCCCGCGATGACCTCTCCTGCCACCCCCGAGGCCGACGGGTCCGATCCCTCCGCGCCCGACGCACCGCGGTCGCTGGGGCGCGAGATGCTCGCCGCCCTCCGGGGGACGGCCCGCGACTACACCGAGGGGCCCATCGGGACGGCGCTGCTGCTGCTGGCCGTCCCGATGGTGCTGGAGATGGTCATGGAGTCCGTCTTCGCCGTCGTGGACGTGTACTGGGTCGCGTCGCTCGGCGCCCCCGCCGTCGCGGCCGTCGGGCTGACCGAGTCCGTCCTGTCGCTGATGTACGCCGTCGCGATGGGGTTGTCGATGGCGGCCACGGCCGTCGTCTCCCGGCGGATCGGGGAGAAGGACCCCGACGGCGCGGCGCGGGCGGCGGTGCAGGCGGTCGCGGTGGCGGCCGCGGCCTCCATCCCGTTCGCCGTCGTCGGCATCTGGTACAGCGACGGCCTGCTGACGCTGATGGGCGCCGACGCCGAGACGGCGGCCG
This window contains:
- a CDS encoding RNA polymerase sigma factor, encoding MTDAEPSAEAVRAAVETTWRLESAQLIATLVRLTGDLGAAEDLAHDALVAALESWPTTGIPQSPGAWLTTTARRRALDALRRAPMLDRAHAEIARDHEVPDAAADLHDALDDPVGDDLLRLVFTTCHPALSTEARVALTLRLFGGLTTDEIARAFLTPVPTVAQRIVRAKKTLRDLGAPFEVPRAADLPARLADVLRVVYLVFNEGYTATSGDDWARPALCEDALRLGRVLAALLPDEPEVHGLVSLMEVQASRLPARVGSDGEPVLLMDQDRSRWDGLLVRRGLAALDRGAALAGGAPGPYLLQAAIAACHARARASTDTDWAEIAALYAALYAIHPSPVVELNRAVAVSFAEGPAAGLALADALAESGTLDGYHLLDAVRGDLLDRLGRADEARAAFEAAAALTRNERERTLLLDRAARL
- a CDS encoding YciI family protein, which gives rise to MRFMIFRKADAQTEAGLLPSTDLLTAMTAYNESLSRAGVLLAGEGLKPSAEGVRYHYTGGEATVTDGPFAETKELVAGFTTIQARSLDEAVAWARRWPAEDGDVTLEVRQVHEPVPSFGTPDPARRQFIAIWSAPPQAETQTEPSAEMQQAMGQLMADTAAAGVLLEAGGLLPSAVGARVVFEDGTPTVVDGPFSESKEVIGGYAVYQADSLEALRPWSERFGRVVGDGTSEIRPVYGAEDFGEAFTPELQAQEDRLRAEAAARTQTD
- a CDS encoding VOC family protein, which translates into the protein MSQLVYFEIQADDPEATATFYAEVFGWTAERDPALPIPYWRIEAHGMRGGILQRPAPVPAGSHGTNAYVCSFEVADFDVTAEAIQARGGRVAMDKFAIPGVCWQGYFLDPAVNTFGLVQPDPEAA
- a CDS encoding serine/threonine-protein kinase; its protein translation is MGRPFLMTADRWARVEDLFDRAADLPRADRAAFLDAACRDADGTPDRALREEVDRMLALDTGADGFFHDLTGGGLGVPDDPMAGVPERVGPWRLVREVGKGGMGTVYLAERDDGTFAQRAAIKLVRPGLADDLVARFRAERHLLARLEHPGIARVLDGGTAPDGRPYLALEYVDGEPITAFADRRQLSVNERLALFQDVCDAVAYAHRRLVVHRDLKPSNVLVAQGEDGVRQVKLLDFGIAKLLDDDADFTIALTAPERRILTPAYAAPEQVRGDAATTATDVYGLGVLLYELLTGQRPYQLDRRVRQAIERAVLDADPTEPSTIVTTGADAAALASARGTEPRRLRKRLQGDLDRIVLMALRKEPDRRYGSAEAFSADLRRHLDGLPVEARPASVRYRVGAFVRRHRVGVGIAAGLAVLLVAYAATVTTQARRIAEERDRAEAVTDLLVGLFDGGDPDVARGDTLTALALLDSAAVRLGVSMGEEPALRSRLQVALGRIYTQQGAFARADSLLGPALAQARADGDPGALADALYQAAEVRYWVGDYAEAEALHREGLALAERIGRPAREIAERTNRVGITRARQGDYADARRTYETALTILRGAVTSTDPEIGRTLANLGVLDYYEGRFAESEARYRQALAILTPALGGGHPEVIMNRREMAWPIGDQGRAEEAVEILTEVDRANRRLYGEGHPTVGNTLGELSRYQRAAGDLDGAEASAREGLRLQRALYGDDHAYVANKMLDVALVLRERGGLSEARRLADGALAIQRATLGADHPYTAAGHGHVAHIAALQGDRAAALRHEREALRLFEAAYGPGHPRTDTSRARLARLTSTR